One stretch of Xanthomonas sp. DAR 35659 DNA includes these proteins:
- a CDS encoding PLP-dependent cysteine synthase family protein, which yields MTHRAWVAAAIQKIEADFNRSADTHLIPLDLPGFPGIDLYFKDESSHPTGSLKHRLARSLFLYALANGWLREGRPVIEASSGSTAVSEAYFARLLGLPFIAVMPASTSPEKIAAIAFQGGRCHLVQRACDLHADSVQLARETGGHFMDQFLYAERATDWRANNNIAESIFRQMQEEPHPIPEWIVCSPGTGGTAATLGRYVRYRRHPTRILCADPEVSLFFDGYREALAGRDYAGLESTGGSRIEGIGRPRVEPSFIPSCVDAMVKVPDALSLAAMRYVSARLGRRVGGSTGTNFVGVLQAATRMREQGRGGAIVTILCDSGERYVHSYYRPQWYAEHGIDVDQADAQLAAAVAGAGLPPLPCAALN from the coding sequence ATGACCCATCGCGCTTGGGTGGCCGCCGCCATCCAGAAGATCGAAGCCGACTTCAACCGCTCGGCCGACACCCATCTGATCCCGCTGGACCTGCCCGGTTTCCCCGGCATCGACCTGTACTTCAAGGACGAATCCAGCCACCCCACCGGCAGCCTCAAGCACCGCCTGGCGCGCTCGCTGTTCCTGTACGCGCTGGCCAACGGCTGGCTGCGCGAGGGACGGCCGGTGATCGAGGCCTCCAGCGGCTCCACCGCGGTCTCCGAGGCGTATTTCGCGCGCCTGCTGGGCTTGCCGTTCATCGCGGTGATGCCGGCCAGCACGTCGCCGGAGAAGATCGCGGCGATCGCGTTCCAGGGCGGCCGCTGCCACCTGGTGCAGCGCGCCTGCGACCTGCATGCCGATTCGGTGCAACTGGCGCGCGAGACCGGCGGCCACTTCATGGACCAGTTCCTGTACGCCGAGCGCGCCACCGACTGGCGCGCCAACAACAACATCGCCGAATCGATCTTCCGGCAGATGCAGGAAGAGCCGCATCCGATCCCGGAGTGGATCGTGTGCAGCCCCGGTACCGGCGGCACCGCGGCCACGCTCGGCCGCTACGTGCGCTATCGGCGCCATCCCACCCGCATCCTGTGCGCCGACCCGGAAGTGTCGTTGTTCTTCGACGGCTACCGCGAGGCGCTGGCCGGGCGCGACTACGCCGGCCTGGAAAGCACCGGCGGTTCGCGCATCGAAGGCATCGGCCGGCCGCGGGTGGAGCCGAGCTTCATCCCCAGTTGCGTCGACGCGATGGTCAAGGTACCCGACGCGCTGAGCCTGGCGGCGATGCGCTACGTCAGCGCGCGCCTGGGCCGGCGCGTGGGCGGTTCCACCGGCACCAACTTCGTCGGCGTGCTGCAGGCGGCCACGCGCATGCGCGAGCAGGGCCGTGGCGGCGCCATCGTCACCATCCTGTGCGACAGCGGCGAGCGCTATGTGCACAGCTACTACCGGCCGCAGTGGTACGCCGAGCACGGCATCGACGTGGACCAGGCCGACGCGCAACTGGCCGCGGCGGTGGCCGGCGCCGGGTTGCCGCCGCTGCCTTGTGCCGCGCTGAACTGA
- a CDS encoding SH3 domain-containing protein has product MKRAMWWTLLLLTMAAPVLAQDDSGFARSGANLRAGPANAYPRVATVVGGDSLTVYGCVNDWSWCDVRWREARGWLPAGVVEFNRRDGGVPPVVAFAVDPYWDAHYRGKPWARERARWRQTPQAAPSAAAPVPEALKRQLIPARIADAYAQPSPPPASAPVQPQWVPPGERMYQVPPPDALNPKRNKELAEQQRRDEAERRWRESGHGTIEPTPWASSPSPQQRRADDERRWRESVQNPTQPTSSSSSGWPPTPEAVALAVKHTPPPPSPPAPAQPQAPSTPPPPKKDHVRDEDASRRRDGKQLER; this is encoded by the coding sequence ATGAAGCGCGCAATGTGGTGGACGCTGTTGCTGTTGACGATGGCCGCGCCGGTCCTGGCGCAGGACGACAGCGGCTTCGCCCGCAGTGGCGCCAATCTGCGCGCGGGCCCGGCCAACGCCTATCCGCGCGTGGCGACGGTGGTGGGCGGCGACAGCCTCACCGTCTATGGCTGCGTCAACGACTGGTCATGGTGCGACGTGCGCTGGCGCGAGGCGCGCGGCTGGCTGCCGGCCGGCGTGGTCGAGTTCAACCGGCGCGACGGCGGCGTGCCGCCTGTCGTCGCGTTCGCCGTCGATCCCTATTGGGACGCGCACTACCGCGGCAAGCCGTGGGCGCGCGAGCGCGCGCGCTGGCGGCAGACACCGCAGGCCGCACCGTCCGCGGCGGCACCCGTGCCCGAGGCGCTCAAGCGGCAACTGATTCCCGCGCGCATCGCCGACGCCTATGCCCAGCCGTCGCCGCCGCCCGCGTCGGCGCCGGTGCAGCCGCAGTGGGTGCCGCCGGGCGAACGCATGTACCAGGTGCCGCCACCGGATGCGCTCAACCCCAAGCGCAACAAGGAACTGGCCGAGCAGCAGCGGCGCGACGAAGCCGAACGGCGCTGGCGCGAGTCCGGGCACGGCACGATCGAGCCAACGCCATGGGCGTCGTCTCCGTCGCCGCAGCAGCGACGCGCAGACGACGAACGACGCTGGCGCGAGTCCGTGCAGAACCCGACTCAGCCAACGTCATCGTCGTCGTCAGGGTGGCCGCCGACGCCGGAGGCGGTCGCGTTGGCCGTCAAGCACACCCCGCCACCGCCGTCGCCACCTGCTCCGGCGCAACCCCAGGCGCCCTCCACGCCGCCGCCGCCGAAGAAAGACCACGTGCGCGACGAAGACGCGTCACGGCGCCGCGACGGCAAGCAACTGGAGCGCTGA
- the fabB gene encoding beta-ketoacyl-ACP synthase I, producing the protein MRRVAITGMGITSCLGNDLDTVSRALREGRAGIRANPEAAEHGLRSQVAGDVQLDLDALIDRKLKRFMGDASAYAYLALRDAIADAGLDEAAVSDVRTGLIAGSGGGSSHWQVEAADLLRNRGVRKVGPYMVPRTMCSAVSASLATAFKIKGVSYSLSAACATSAHCIGAAADLIRHGQQDVMFAGGGEELDWTMSLMFDAMGALSSGFNDRPAVASRPYDAERDGFVIAGGGGMLVLEDYERAVARGARIHAELLGYGVTSDGADMVAPSGEGAVRCMHMAMQGVQAPIDYLNTHGTSTPLGDVTELDAVRAVFGDSVPPLSSTKALSGHSLGAASVHEAIYCLLMLRDGFIAGSANIDALDPRAEGFPIVRETREATLRTVMSNSFGFGGTNAALVFGKV; encoded by the coding sequence ATGCGCCGCGTCGCGATCACCGGCATGGGCATCACCTCGTGCCTGGGCAACGACCTGGACACGGTGTCGCGCGCGTTGCGCGAAGGCCGTGCCGGCATCCGCGCCAACCCCGAGGCAGCCGAACACGGCCTGCGCAGCCAAGTCGCCGGCGACGTGCAGCTGGACCTGGATGCGCTGATCGATCGCAAGCTCAAGCGCTTCATGGGCGATGCATCGGCGTACGCTTACCTGGCGCTGCGCGATGCGATCGCCGATGCCGGCCTGGACGAGGCCGCGGTCAGCGACGTGCGCACCGGCCTGATCGCCGGTTCCGGCGGCGGCTCCAGCCATTGGCAGGTGGAAGCGGCGGACCTGCTGCGCAACCGCGGCGTGCGCAAGGTCGGCCCGTACATGGTGCCGCGCACGATGTGTTCGGCGGTCTCGGCCAGCCTGGCCACCGCGTTCAAGATCAAGGGCGTGAGCTATTCGCTGTCGGCGGCGTGCGCGACCTCGGCGCACTGCATCGGCGCGGCCGCGGACCTGATCCGGCATGGCCAACAGGATGTGATGTTCGCCGGCGGCGGCGAGGAACTGGACTGGACCATGAGCCTGATGTTCGACGCGATGGGCGCGCTGTCCAGCGGCTTCAACGATCGTCCCGCGGTGGCCTCGCGTCCCTACGACGCCGAGCGCGACGGCTTCGTCATCGCCGGCGGCGGCGGCATGCTGGTGCTGGAGGACTACGAGCGCGCGGTGGCGCGCGGCGCGCGCATCCATGCCGAGCTGCTCGGCTACGGCGTGACCTCCGACGGCGCCGACATGGTCGCGCCGTCCGGCGAAGGCGCGGTGCGCTGCATGCACATGGCGATGCAGGGCGTGCAGGCGCCGATCGACTACCTCAACACGCACGGTACTTCCACGCCGCTGGGCGACGTCACCGAACTGGACGCGGTGCGCGCGGTGTTCGGCGACTCGGTGCCGCCGCTGTCCTCGACCAAGGCGCTGTCCGGGCACTCGCTGGGCGCGGCCAGCGTGCACGAGGCGATCTACTGCCTGCTGATGCTGCGCGACGGCTTCATCGCCGGCTCGGCCAATATCGACGCGCTCGATCCGCGCGCCGAGGGGTTCCCGATCGTGCGCGAGACGCGCGAGGCGACGTTGCGCACGGTGATGTCCAACAGCTTCGGCTTCGGCGGCACCAATGCCGCGCTGGTGTTCGGCAAGGTGTGA
- a CDS encoding heavy metal translocating P-type ATPase → MNASASITLSLPVPGLRDAAGAADLEQALNRVPGVSAQADLAAARLRLDYDPHQVDARALLQHIGQAGYTVPTQTATLDLEGMSCASCAAAIDTVLARTPGVIAVAVNLASARARVDYVPDTVAPAELIARIGKAGFGASVVRELDQAQTAARAQAERRAWRHELVRFAAALLLTLPLVAQMAGMFDLSAIGHALDGRHAEPLPRWLQLLLATPVQFWLGARFYRGGVAALRNGRANMDVLVALGTSMAYLYSAAVTVFGLAGQHVYFEASAAIITLILLGRLLEARARRRTSAAIHALLALKPTTARVERDGAIVEVDVAELAVGDVFVVAAGERVPVDGEVLEGRSSVDEAMLSGEAMPVAKAPGSRLFAATVNQLGMLRARATGVGADTLLAQIVRMVDAAQGSKAPVQRLVDRIAAVFVPAVIAIAALTLAATWGLSGSFATALVHAVAVLVIACPCALGLATPTAIMVGTGVGARAGILIRNAEVLERARTLTTLVLDKTGTLTEGRPQVTALQVAQGGDAAALLRLAAALETGSTHPLAQAIVRRAADAGVRGAVPAPRPQAVQTLPGQGVRGRIEGRDVALGSLAWMRDLAVQVPDAALLQTAAAAQARGQSVVGVALDGELAGIVAIADPLRDGAVEAVARLKARGIEVAMLSGDNRQVAQAVAAQAGIQRVLAEVLPQDKAAEVRRLQAERGAHVGMVGDGINDAPALAAADVSFAIGAGSDVAVEAADVVLVHGDLDGVATAIDLSAATLRKIRQNLFFAFVYNVLGIPLAAFGLLNPVIAGAAMALSSVSVLGNSLLLNRWRPR, encoded by the coding sequence ATGAACGCGTCCGCCAGCATCACGCTGAGCCTGCCCGTGCCCGGCCTGCGCGACGCCGCCGGCGCCGCCGACCTGGAGCAGGCGCTCAACCGCGTGCCCGGGGTCAGCGCCCAGGCCGACCTCGCCGCCGCGCGCCTGCGCCTGGACTACGACCCGCACCAGGTGGACGCGCGCGCCCTGCTGCAGCACATCGGCCAGGCCGGCTACACGGTGCCGACCCAGACCGCGACGCTGGACCTGGAGGGCATGAGCTGCGCCTCCTGCGCGGCCGCGATCGACACGGTTCTGGCGCGCACGCCCGGGGTGATCGCCGTGGCGGTCAATCTGGCCTCGGCCAGGGCGCGCGTGGATTACGTGCCCGACACGGTCGCCCCGGCCGAGCTGATCGCGCGGATCGGCAAGGCCGGCTTCGGCGCCAGCGTGGTCCGCGAACTGGACCAGGCGCAGACGGCGGCGCGCGCGCAGGCCGAGCGCCGCGCCTGGCGGCACGAGCTGGTGCGGTTCGCCGCGGCGTTGCTGCTGACCCTGCCGCTGGTCGCGCAGATGGCCGGGATGTTCGACCTCTCCGCCATCGGCCACGCGCTCGATGGCCGGCACGCCGAGCCGTTGCCGCGCTGGCTGCAGCTGCTGCTGGCCACGCCGGTGCAGTTCTGGCTCGGCGCGCGCTTCTACCGCGGCGGCGTCGCGGCGCTGCGCAACGGCCGCGCCAACATGGACGTGCTGGTCGCGCTCGGCACCAGCATGGCCTATCTGTACAGCGCCGCGGTCACCGTGTTCGGCCTGGCCGGGCAGCACGTGTATTTCGAGGCCAGCGCCGCGATCATCACCTTGATCCTGCTCGGGCGCCTGCTGGAAGCGCGCGCCAGGCGCAGGACTTCGGCGGCGATCCACGCCCTGCTCGCGCTCAAGCCGACCACGGCCAGGGTGGAGCGCGACGGCGCGATCGTGGAGGTCGATGTGGCCGAACTGGCGGTCGGCGACGTCTTCGTGGTCGCCGCCGGCGAGCGCGTGCCGGTGGACGGCGAGGTGCTCGAGGGCCGCTCCAGCGTGGACGAGGCGATGCTGTCGGGCGAGGCCATGCCGGTGGCCAAGGCGCCGGGCAGCCGCCTGTTCGCGGCCACCGTGAACCAGCTCGGCATGCTGCGCGCGCGCGCTACCGGCGTCGGCGCCGACACCTTGCTGGCGCAGATCGTGCGCATGGTCGATGCCGCGCAGGGCTCCAAGGCGCCGGTGCAGCGTCTGGTCGATCGCATCGCCGCGGTGTTCGTGCCGGCGGTGATCGCCATCGCCGCGCTGACCCTGGCCGCGACCTGGGGGCTGAGCGGCAGCTTCGCCACCGCGCTGGTGCATGCGGTGGCGGTGCTGGTGATCGCCTGCCCGTGCGCGTTGGGCCTGGCCACGCCGACCGCGATCATGGTCGGCACCGGGGTCGGCGCCCGCGCCGGCATCCTGATCCGCAACGCCGAGGTGCTGGAGCGCGCCCGCACGCTGACTACGCTGGTGCTGGACAAGACCGGCACCCTGACCGAGGGCCGGCCGCAGGTGACCGCGCTGCAGGTGGCGCAGGGCGGCGACGCCGCGGCGCTGCTGCGCCTGGCCGCGGCGCTGGAGACCGGGTCGACGCATCCGCTGGCGCAGGCGATCGTGCGCCGTGCGGCCGACGCCGGCGTGCGCGGCGCGGTGCCCGCGCCACGGCCGCAGGCGGTGCAGACGCTGCCCGGCCAGGGCGTGCGCGGCCGTATCGAGGGCCGGGACGTGGCGCTGGGGTCGCTGGCCTGGATGCGCGACCTGGCGGTGCAGGTACCGGACGCGGCCCTGCTGCAGACGGCAGCGGCGGCGCAGGCGCGCGGGCAGAGCGTGGTCGGCGTGGCGCTGGACGGCGAACTCGCCGGGATCGTCGCCATCGCCGATCCGCTGCGCGACGGCGCCGTCGAGGCGGTCGCGCGGCTCAAGGCGCGCGGCATCGAGGTGGCGATGCTCAGCGGCGACAACCGCCAGGTCGCGCAGGCGGTGGCCGCGCAGGCCGGCATCCAGCGGGTGCTGGCCGAGGTGCTGCCGCAGGACAAGGCCGCGGAAGTGCGGCGCCTGCAGGCCGAACGCGGCGCGCACGTGGGTATGGTCGGCGACGGCATCAACGATGCGCCGGCGCTGGCCGCGGCCGACGTCAGCTTCGCCATCGGCGCCGGCTCGGACGTGGCCGTGGAAGCGGCCGACGTGGTGCTGGTGCACGGCGACCTGGACGGCGTGGCGACCGCCATCGACCTGTCCGCGGCGACCCTGCGCAAGATCCGCCAGAACCTGTTCTTCGCCTTCGTCTACAACGTGCTCGGCATTCCGTTGGCGGCGTTCGGCCTGCTCAACCCGGTGATCGCCGGCGCGGCGATGGCGCTGAGTTCGGTGTCCGTGCTCGGCAACTCGCTGCTGCTGAACCGCTGGCGGCCGCGCTGA
- the dinB gene encoding DNA polymerase IV: MRKIIHVDMDAFYASVEQRDDPALRGKPVVVAWRGMRSVVCAASYEARVFGIRSAMPALRAERLCPDAIFVPPDFARYKAVSRQVREIFQRHTDLIEPLSLDEAYLDVTVPKGELATATEIAQTIRAQIREETRLTASAGIAPNKFLAKIASDWRKPDGQFVIRPHRVEAFLMPLPVNKVPGVGKVMEAKLAELGIATVGDLRARSEAELEARFGSFGLRLYQRARGIDERPVESDQPVQSISSEDTFAEDLALEALEPAIRQLAEKTWSATRRTERVARTVVLKLKTAQFRILTRSFTPEQPPDSLQALTDIALALRQRVELPATTRYRLVGVGLSGFHEPEPVQTQGRLFR, translated from the coding sequence ATGCGCAAGATCATTCACGTCGACATGGATGCGTTCTACGCGTCCGTGGAGCAGCGTGACGATCCCGCATTGCGCGGCAAGCCGGTGGTGGTGGCCTGGCGCGGGATGCGCTCGGTGGTGTGCGCCGCGTCCTACGAGGCGCGCGTGTTCGGCATCCGCTCGGCGATGCCGGCGTTGCGCGCCGAGCGGCTGTGCCCGGACGCGATCTTCGTGCCGCCGGATTTCGCGCGCTACAAAGCGGTATCGCGGCAGGTGCGCGAGATCTTCCAGCGCCATACCGACCTGATCGAACCGCTGTCGCTGGACGAGGCGTATCTAGACGTCACCGTGCCCAAGGGCGAACTCGCCACCGCCACCGAGATCGCGCAGACCATCCGCGCGCAGATCCGCGAGGAAACCCGGTTGACCGCCTCGGCCGGGATCGCGCCGAACAAGTTCCTGGCCAAGATCGCCTCGGACTGGCGCAAGCCCGACGGTCAGTTCGTGATCCGCCCGCATCGCGTGGAAGCGTTCCTGATGCCGTTGCCGGTGAACAAGGTGCCCGGCGTGGGCAAGGTCATGGAGGCCAAGCTGGCGGAACTGGGCATCGCCACCGTCGGCGACCTGCGCGCGCGCAGCGAGGCGGAACTGGAGGCGCGCTTCGGCAGCTTCGGCCTGCGCCTGTACCAGCGCGCACGCGGCATCGACGAGCGCCCGGTGGAATCGGACCAGCCGGTGCAGTCGATCTCCTCCGAAGACACGTTCGCCGAGGATCTGGCGTTGGAGGCGCTGGAGCCGGCGATCCGGCAACTGGCGGAAAAGACCTGGAGCGCGACCCGCCGCACCGAGCGCGTCGCGCGCACCGTGGTGCTGAAGCTGAAGACCGCCCAGTTCCGCATCCTGACCCGCAGCTTCACCCCGGAGCAACCGCCGGACTCGCTGCAGGCGCTGACCGACATCGCGCTGGCCTTGCGCCAGCGCGTGGAGCTGCCCGCGACCACGCGCTATCGCCTGGTCGGCGTGGGCCTGTCCGGCTTTCACGAACCCGAGCCGGTGCAGACGCAGGGGCGGCTGTTCCGCTGA
- the gph gene encoding phosphoglycolate phosphatase (PGP is an essential enzyme in the glycolate salvage pathway in higher organisms (photorespiration in plants). Phosphoglycolate results from the oxidase activity of RubisCO in the Calvin cycle when concentrations of carbon dioxide are low relative to oxygen. This enzyme is a member of the Haloacid Dehalogenase (HAD) superfamily of aspartate-nucleophile hydrolase enzymes (PF00702).), with product MTFPYALVVFDLDGTLVDSGADIAEALNRTLADFGLPRVPETTVLGWIGDGVRKLVEAAWRHAGDATPLDAVMPTFMRHYEECLLRSPQLYPGVAEALAQLRARGVTLALCTNKPSAFVQPLLHHLAVADAFAAVLGGDSLPERKPRPEPLLHLAQQFGQAPARCLMVGDSPTDLQAGHAAGMPVALVRYGYPRDLDLATADVVLLMDDMRELLHLR from the coding sequence ATGACATTCCCGTACGCATTGGTGGTGTTCGATCTGGACGGCACCCTGGTGGACAGCGGCGCGGACATCGCCGAAGCGCTCAACCGCACGCTTGCCGATTTCGGCCTGCCGCGCGTGCCGGAAACCACCGTGCTCGGCTGGATCGGCGATGGCGTGCGCAAGCTGGTCGAGGCCGCATGGCGGCACGCCGGCGACGCCACGCCGCTCGACGCGGTGATGCCGACCTTCATGCGCCACTACGAGGAATGCCTGCTGCGTAGCCCGCAGCTGTATCCGGGCGTGGCCGAGGCGCTGGCGCAGTTGCGCGCGCGCGGCGTGACGCTGGCGCTGTGCACCAACAAACCATCGGCGTTCGTGCAGCCGCTGCTGCACCATCTCGCCGTGGCCGATGCCTTCGCCGCGGTGCTCGGTGGCGACAGCCTGCCCGAGCGCAAACCCCGTCCGGAACCGCTGCTGCATCTGGCGCAACAATTCGGTCAAGCGCCGGCGCGTTGCCTGATGGTCGGCGACTCGCCCACCGATCTGCAGGCCGGGCACGCCGCTGGCATGCCGGTGGCGCTGGTGCGCTACGGCTATCCGCGCGACCTGGACCTGGCCACCGCCGACGTGGTGCTGCTGATGGACGACATGCGCGAGCTGTTGCACCTGCGCTGA
- a CDS encoding heavy-metal-associated domain-containing protein — protein MRHLDLIVHGMTCGGCSARLQRVLQASPGIAAAEVVLEGGRVGVEYDDARIDPAAIARAIADAGFEVAAH, from the coding sequence ATGCGCCATCTCGACCTCATCGTCCACGGCATGACCTGCGGCGGCTGCTCGGCGCGGCTGCAACGGGTGCTGCAAGCCAGCCCCGGCATCGCCGCGGCCGAGGTCGTGCTGGAGGGCGGCCGCGTGGGCGTGGAGTACGACGACGCCCGCATCGACCCGGCAGCGATCGCGCGCGCCATCGCCGATGCCGGGTTCGAGGTCGCGGCGCACTGA
- the fabA gene encoding 3-hydroxyacyl-[acyl-carrier-protein] dehydratase FabA, with translation MSRLTSYSREQLLASARGELFGAEAGRLPNDPMLMFDRIAAIDETGGAHGKGAIRAELDIRPDLWFFGCHFIGDPVMPGCLGLDAMWQLTGFFLTWLGAPGRGRALGVGEVKFTGQVLPSAKQVVYEIDISRVINRKLVMAVADGRMSVDGREIYTAKDLRVGLFTSTEAF, from the coding sequence ATGAGCCGTCTCACTTCGTATTCACGCGAACAGCTTCTCGCCAGCGCACGCGGCGAACTGTTCGGCGCCGAGGCTGGACGCCTTCCCAACGATCCGATGCTGATGTTCGACCGCATCGCCGCGATCGACGAAACCGGCGGCGCGCACGGCAAGGGCGCGATCCGCGCCGAACTGGATATCCGTCCGGACCTGTGGTTCTTCGGCTGCCACTTCATCGGCGACCCGGTGATGCCCGGCTGCCTGGGCCTGGATGCGATGTGGCAGTTGACCGGCTTCTTCCTCACCTGGCTGGGCGCGCCCGGTCGCGGCCGCGCGCTCGGCGTGGGCGAAGTGAAGTTCACCGGGCAGGTGCTGCCCAGCGCCAAGCAGGTGGTCTACGAGATCGACATCAGCCGGGTGATCAACCGCAAACTGGTGATGGCGGTGGCCGACGGCCGCATGTCGGTGGACGGACGCGAGATCTACACCGCCAAGGATCTGCGCGTGGGCCTGTTCACGTCGACGGAGGCGTTCTGA
- a CDS encoding M3 family metallopeptidase has protein sequence MTNPLLDFSGLPRFDAIQPEHVGPAIDTLLAQAEAAVAHAEQVTPPHWDSFLAPLDDATERLWRAWGQVSHLQAVVNTPALREAYNANLPKVTRFSSALGQNLALFAQYRALAAAPEAAAYTPAKRKVLDNALRDFRLGGAELGEADKRRFAAIQEELSALSAKFSQNVLDATDAWSLSIDDPTRLAGLPEDVVAAARAAAEQDGQAGWKLTLQMPCYLPVQMYADDRALRETLYRANAVRASEFGDAALDNSAAIERILALRAELAGLLGFASYAEYSLATKMAQSPDEVLGFLRDLAARAKPYAQRDRAELEAYAREHLGLDTLEAWDLAYASEKLKQARYSFSEQEVKRYFTEPKVLEGLFGLIHDLYGLRVEADSAPVWHPDVRFFRLSDAQGRLVGQFYLDLYAREGKRGGAWMDDCRNRRDRADGVQTPLVYLVCNFGRGGDGKPATFTHNEVTTLFHEMGHGLHQLLTQVGELGVAGINGVEWDAVELPSQFMENFCWEWPRLQAMTAHVDSGEPLPRALFDRMLAAKNYQSGMFTVRQLEFALFDMQLHHGFDAQADSVLQLIERVRDEVAVNRPPAWNRFPHQFSHIFAGGYAAGYYSYKWAEVLSADAYAAFEEAPDQLAATGARFLQEILSRGGSRPALENFTAFRGRAPELEALLRHSGMAG, from the coding sequence ATGACCAATCCCCTGCTCGATTTTTCCGGCCTGCCGCGCTTCGACGCGATCCAGCCCGAGCACGTCGGCCCGGCGATCGACACGCTGCTGGCGCAGGCCGAGGCGGCGGTCGCCCATGCCGAGCAGGTGACGCCGCCGCACTGGGATAGCTTCCTGGCGCCGTTGGACGACGCCACCGAGCGCCTGTGGCGCGCCTGGGGCCAGGTCAGCCACCTGCAGGCGGTGGTCAACACCCCGGCGCTGCGCGAGGCCTACAACGCCAACCTGCCCAAGGTGACGCGCTTCTCCAGCGCGCTGGGACAGAACCTGGCGCTGTTCGCGCAATACCGCGCTCTCGCCGCCGCGCCCGAGGCCGCGGCGTACACGCCCGCCAAGCGCAAGGTGCTGGACAACGCGCTGCGCGACTTCCGCCTGGGCGGCGCCGAACTGGGCGAGGCCGACAAGCGGCGTTTCGCCGCGATCCAGGAGGAACTGTCGGCGCTGTCGGCCAAGTTCTCGCAGAACGTGCTCGACGCCACCGACGCATGGTCGCTGTCGATCGACGACCCGACGCGCCTGGCCGGCCTGCCCGAGGACGTGGTGGCCGCGGCGCGCGCGGCCGCCGAGCAGGACGGCCAGGCCGGCTGGAAGCTGACCTTGCAGATGCCGTGCTACCTGCCGGTGCAGATGTACGCCGACGACCGCGCGCTGCGCGAGACCCTGTACCGCGCCAACGCCGTCCGCGCCTCGGAATTCGGCGACGCGGCGCTGGACAACAGCGCCGCGATCGAACGCATCCTCGCGCTGCGCGCCGAACTGGCCGGCCTGCTCGGCTTCGCCAGCTATGCCGAGTACTCGCTGGCAACGAAGATGGCACAGAGTCCGGACGAGGTCCTGGGCTTCCTGCGCGACCTCGCCGCGCGCGCCAAGCCGTACGCGCAGCGCGATCGCGCCGAACTGGAGGCCTACGCGCGTGAGCACCTGGGCCTGGACACGCTGGAGGCCTGGGATCTGGCCTACGCCAGCGAAAAGCTCAAGCAGGCGCGCTACAGCTTCTCCGAGCAGGAGGTGAAGCGCTATTTCACCGAGCCGAAGGTGCTGGAGGGCCTGTTCGGCCTGATCCACGACCTGTACGGCTTGCGCGTGGAGGCCGACAGCGCGCCGGTGTGGCATCCGGACGTGCGCTTCTTCCGTCTCAGCGATGCGCAGGGGCGCCTGGTCGGGCAGTTCTACCTGGACCTGTATGCGCGCGAGGGCAAGCGCGGCGGCGCCTGGATGGACGACTGCCGCAACCGCCGCGACCGCGCCGACGGCGTGCAGACGCCGCTGGTGTACCTGGTGTGCAACTTCGGCCGTGGCGGCGACGGCAAGCCGGCCACGTTCACCCACAACGAGGTCACCACGCTGTTCCATGAAATGGGCCATGGCCTGCACCAGTTGCTGACCCAGGTCGGCGAACTCGGCGTGGCCGGCATCAACGGCGTGGAGTGGGATGCGGTGGAGCTGCCCAGCCAGTTCATGGAGAACTTCTGCTGGGAATGGCCGCGATTGCAGGCGATGACCGCGCATGTGGACAGCGGCGAGCCGTTGCCGCGCGCGCTGTTCGACAGGATGCTGGCGGCGAAGAACTACCAGAGCGGCATGTTCACCGTGCGCCAACTGGAATTCGCGCTGTTCGACATGCAGTTGCATCACGGCTTCGATGCGCAGGCCGATAGCGTGCTGCAGTTGATCGAGCGCGTGCGCGACGAAGTGGCGGTCAACCGGCCGCCGGCCTGGAACCGCTTCCCGCATCAGTTCAGCCACATCTTCGCCGGCGGCTACGCGGCTGGCTATTACAGCTACAAATGGGCCGAGGTGCTCAGCGCCGACGCCTATGCCGCGTTCGAGGAAGCGCCGGACCAACTGGCCGCCACCGGCGCGCGCTTCCTGCAGGAGATCCTGTCGCGCGGCGGCAGCCGCCCGGCGCTGGAGAACTTCACCGCCTTCCGCGGCCGCGCGCCGGAGCTGGAGGCGTTGCTGCGGCATAGCGGCATGGCTGGATAG